TAATGctttaaactggatcaaacattgtctAATACAGACCTGTGGAAAATTTCTAATCATGTACACTGACTGcaataaagattttttaaaaaccatgtcATTGTAAGAACAGCCGAATATTCTAATGTGACATTGTGTCAGTGTGCCAGTCCCTCAAGTGTAACTGGGTTCTTGTaagatatttatttacacaggGAAATTCTAAAGGGTTTACTTTATGTGATTATGTAACACTTGGTTTAAATatgctaaatatttttttcatgcagaTTTCCCTTGATTCAGTATGTTAAAATGCAAGCGAGTTTGTACCGTTTGTCTTCTATTGGCCTTTGCTCTCTGGATTGCATGCAAAGGCAAAAGTTTTAAAGGTAAGACCTGTTTTTGTTTGGCAAAGAACTTAATGTGTGGatgttaaatacaaaaaataattttacatcaCACTGATATATGAACCCCTCTTTTTCACAGATACCGGACAGGACGTACAGGTATGAACAATATCTtttaatgtgttcatttgtaagacctttcatggaatgGAGTCAAATGACCACAATCAAATCCTTGTTTTTACTTGATTGTTCGGTGGCCTTACCTGCTTCTTCTAAGATTTAGAACCTTGTTCATTCTAAATATGAACAGACTGAAGCACCATATTAAACACCTAATAACTTGAATTTCTTAAAATGGCAATTAATTGCTTCACTCTGTCTAGTAACATGAAGCATGATAATCTACTCTTTCTATCTGTGGTAGCCTATGATGCTCAGGGGGCAAGACACAGGACGCGCTAGTGGAACCGGTAAGGACTTTCTTCATTTGGTGCACAGTTCGGTCAGTCTGCCACCTGCTTTCGTTGTATTTCAGTAATGTAAACTCATGCCCATTCGCCACTTCCAAAACCATATGGGTGTCCTGCAAAGTGCTTTATAGAATATcttttttacatacacatacagcCAACAGGCAAGCCAATACCATTCAGACAGGACGTATGGAGAATTTGGAGCTGGTAATAAGAAGTCATGAAGCAGGAATTAAGCATGACGTTGGTGTGAGTTCTGATTAATTGAACTCGGAGCTGGACCACAAGTCACATTGAAAGGAGGGCAGGAGGCACAACAGGAACAGGATATAGGGACAAAAGAATTTTCCTTGCTCTCCCATAAGAGAGACATGGGTCGCCCAGCCCGTATAGCACCTTTCCACCACACACCAAAACACTGCACAGGACCAGGAGACCCCCATCTTCACTGTCGTTTGAGCCAGAGATCTGGTGGAATCGATAGGGACACAGAAAGGAAAAAGGGAAGGTGAACAtatagagacagagagagagcggcACCATACTGCCACAGAGATCATGGTGAAGATGACCAACTGACTTAAAATAAGGATTGGGGTGAGATTGGCTCTGCTACTGGCTGCAGGGGAGGATCTGGTACCATCTTGTGGCTGAGAGGTGCCAGGAAGTCACGCGAATCAGGAAATCAGATTGGAAAACTCTGATTTGTATCAAAAATACTTACTGCATTTTATACAGTTATGTCTGTAAAGGAACCCTATTGTGAATTAATGAGAAAATGAACTAATTTCATTAAGAAAAACAGGAATTTAATCAAACTTCTAGCACTTATTTCCATAATGAGGGGTGATCATTTGGTTGAgttgtgtatttctgtaaatatcTTAGagaattaaatgttaaatgttacaaaagtaaattttaattttaaatttgtttctttttaatcagATAATGAGCAGAGCATCGTGGTAAGAgcaaaataatgcaaacatctgtctgtgtcttgtctgtctgtctgtctacagTTCAATTATTGCCACCCCTTGTAAATATGAGTAAATCTGATTGGCAGAAGCTTTATTCTGCAGTCATCTATTGTAATATGGTATTATGCTTATTTAGTCTTGGTATCACTAAGAGTAATTCTTTTTCCTCATAAATGATCTCCTTCAGAATTGTTAGCATAGTtgataaagctcacttgaagtTGAACAATATCTAGACCATCATCTTAATTTTGAAGCCtgtggttttaatttaattctgtTATGTTTACAGGGGAAATCTGACCCTGCAGAAGCATGTGAGTGCCAAATTCCTCttgaatttgaaaatgaaaaaatatccaCTTGGTTATAGAAATGACTATCCATATATCATTAaatttctcctttttatttaaagcttCCCCCAGTTTAGGCGCCTGCTATGAAGTCTTGAACATGCCAGACATCTCCTCTCTGAGAACCATTTGGTGTGATGATAAATTGTTGAACAACGATTCACACGATTGTACAGATGAAAATGTACCAGTGTGTCTCTTGCAAAAGAAGATTCTTCGCATCCGGAACACATGCACAGGTCTACAAATAGAAGGAGTCGATTCTAACAATGTGATGCAACCATTTCACATTGAAAAGATCTGTATGTTCTAATATTGCTATATTTCAATCAAATGACAGTTTAGATTAATGAGAAATAATTTACTTATATTCCAaaattcttgtatttttttatttagcatgtCCTGAACTTGAAAACAAGAGCATGGTGAACAACAGCAACACTGGAACACAAGGTAAGAAAATGAAACAGATACACTTTTAATCTAAGAAAACAGTTGCAGCCTTTTTGGTGTAACAGATTTTTAGCATgaatcaagtaaaaaaaagcagcttgaaacagtaaaaaaaaattaagtaaaagttGTGTACTGCGAGGGATTATGGTGACTGTCCACATCGGCGTCACGTGATTGGAATGGGAAGATGGTGAAAGGCGATTCCTGTACGATTTAATCAGTGCCGACCTGAGCAGCGCTGTCCATGCTCAGTCAGTGAGTTCCACCAAGGCAAAGTTGATCTCAGTTCTATACTTCTGAGAAAGTTTGATGTGtatgtgccttatattggggt
The window above is part of the Denticeps clupeoides chromosome 6, fDenClu1.1, whole genome shotgun sequence genome. Proteins encoded here:
- the LOC114792877 gene encoding uncharacterized protein LOC114792877 isoform X3, with the translated sequence MLKCKRVCTVCLLLAFALWIACKGKSFKDTGQDVQPMMLRGQDTGRASGTDNEQSIVGKSDPAEASSPSLGACYEVLNMPDISSLRTIWCDDKLLNNDSHDCTDENVPVCLLQKKILRIRNTCTGLQIEGVDSNNVMQPFHIEKISCPELENKSMVNNSNTGTQDQDNSNPNLLYILIPLILVIVIVVFNPL
- the LOC114792877 gene encoding uncharacterized protein LOC114792877 isoform X2; translation: MLKCKRVCTVCLLLAFALWIACKGKSFKDTGQDVQPMMLRGQDTGRASGTDNEQSIVGKSDPAEASSPSLGACYEVLNMPDISSLRTIWCDDKLLNNDSHDCTDENVPVCLLQKKILRIRNTCTACPELENKSMVNNSNTGTQDQDNSNPNLLYILIPLILVIVIGIAVGICRKRHCRRPEPSGEPMEMQGLQRAVS
- the LOC114792877 gene encoding uncharacterized protein LOC114792877 isoform X1, with the protein product MLKCKRVCTVCLLLAFALWIACKGKSFKDTGQDVQPMMLRGQDTGRASGTDNEQSIVGKSDPAEASSPSLGACYEVLNMPDISSLRTIWCDDKLLNNDSHDCTDENVPVCLLQKKILRIRNTCTGLQIEGVDSNNVMQPFHIEKISCPELENKSMVNNSNTGTQDQDNSNPNLLYILIPLILVIVIGIAVGICRKRHCRRPEPSGEPMEMQGLQRAVS